The nucleotide sequence TGAAGGAGAAATTGCTGTGTTGTATGGTTCAATGAGGCTAACTTGGGTGATTCCAGTGGCCGTGAGACCATCACCCGTGTCACTGGTGGTATGAAGGTCAAGGCCGACCGTGACGAGTCCTCCCCCTACGCTGCCATGTTGGCTGCCCAGGACGTCGCTGCCCGCTGCAAGGAGCTTGGCATCAACGCTCTTCACATCAAGATCCGTGCCACTGGTGGTAAGTTCAATCGGGAGTGCCCCTCACTCAGACCAGTCATTCTAATTCACATGCAGGTAACGGTACCAAGACCCCCGGTCCCGGTGCCCAGTCCGCTCTCCGTGCCCTCGCCCGTGCTGGCATGAAGATCGGCCGAATTGAGGACGTTACCCCTACTCCCTCCGACTC is from Fusarium musae strain F31 chromosome 4, whole genome shotgun sequence and encodes:
- the RPS14 gene encoding ribosomal protein S14, S11 (EggNog:ENOG41) — encoded protein: MAPKKTTTRAPQENISLGPSVRDGELVFGVARIFASFNDTFVHVTDLSGRETITRVTGGMKVKADRDESSPYAAMLAAQDVAARCKELGINALHIKIRATGGNGTKTPGPGAQSALRALARAGMKIGRIEDVTPTPSDSTRRKGGRRGRRL